The sequence below is a genomic window from Pongo abelii isolate AG06213 chromosome 15, NHGRI_mPonAbe1-v2.0_pri, whole genome shotgun sequence.
AATTTCTTAATGTTGGTTAATGATTCTGGTTGGAAGCCTATTAAAGAGACATATATTACTAAAAGAAGCACAAACATAAGTTCTAACTAGTCATACCAAAAGACTTCCCAGAGCACTGGTGTAGAGAGCAAGTTGGAagaaaaacttttgaaaatttgTGTTTCTGCTCAAAATGTCCTCTTGACATCTAGGACTCACATCCCTCCATATTTCTgaggaaaagaaaagttttttttcagGTAACTCAAATccctaatatatttttataagagtGTAGGAGGAAGGAAGTTTACCTATAACAAAATGAAGTGTTTGATTTCTGTCATTTGgtaaaaattttccattttacaaaaagCATATAAGGAAAATCAATctcaaaattttatgaaataccttcaaaaataaagtttaatgtcTAGATCTTTGCAAACTTCTGTACATAATGACTAAATCAATATTATATTGATTTTATCAATATAATAATCACTATATCAGTTTCTGAAATTATGGTAAAAGATTAATCAGAAACTTAAAGCCTTCGCTTTCTACAGAAAACATTGCAGCTttacaatattaatattaaaagtcGATATTAGTAAGTAATATTAGATAATCACTTAAGCTAacaacagcagcaatagaaaTTCAGAGATAATGGCTTTAACGTGATTGCtaccaatttattttaaaatatgtacatttcttTTGCATATGTAATTAATGTTAAGTAATATGTTTAGCTGAAATGTAAATGGTCAAAACTTTCTTTACTGAGTCTATTGCACTATAAGTTGGGTTTGCAGTAAGAAACTAACACATTTGTGTCTTCTCAAAGTACTAACTTTGAGTTGTATGCTGTCCAGAAACTATATTAAATCATTTCTGTCCCAAAATAATGACCTTACAAAGGGAATTTAACTTTACCTAGTTCTATCATGATTGCATATTAAGGAGAGATTTAGAAGCTGGCGGAAGTTTGTTTTTGTTCAATCAGCTACCTACTAAGCCCAAAACTCATATACTGTATAGCCAAGAAAAAGTAAACTACGTTCTCTTCCTaattattcttttgaaaaatgacttCATGTTCATTGTCTTCTCTTCATTCTTAAAAAAGGAACTCATTTTGTGAAAGAGTCCTGATGGATAATGTGTCTCTCGACCTTGCAGGTCTCTGGCCCAATGAATGTCTCTGAGCCAAATTCCAGCTTTGCTTTTGTAAATGAATGTATACTCCAAGATTTCTCTTGTGAGTGGACAATTCAGATCTTCCTCTTCTCACTCTTCACTACAACATATGCACTGACCATAACAGGGAATGGAGCCATTGCTTGGTCCCTGTGGTGTGACTGGCGACTTCACACTCCCATGCACATGTTCCTGGGAAATTTCTCCTTTTTAGAGATATGGTATGTCTCTTCTACAGTTCCCAAGATGTCGGTCAACTTCCTTTCAGAGAAAAAAACCATCTCCTTTGCTAGATGTTTTCtccaatttatttcttcttctctttgggTACATCTGAATGCTTGCTTTTGACTGTGATGGCCTTTGATCGGTACCTTGCTATCTGCCATCCCTTGCACTATCCTAATATCATGACTGGGCATCTGTGTGCCAAATTGGTCATACTGTGCTGGGTTTGTGGATTTCTGTGGTTCCTGATCCCCATTGTCCTCATCTCTCAGATGCCCTTCTGTGGTCCAAACATTATTGACCATGTTGTGTGTGACCCAGGGCCACTATTTGCATTGGCTTGTGTCTCTGCCCCAAGAATCCAGCTGTTTTGCTACACTCTAAgctcattagttatttttggtAACTTCCTCTTTATTATTGGATCCTATACTCTTCTCCTGAAAGCTGTGTTAGGCATGCCTTCAAGCACTGGGAGACACAAGGCCTTCTCTACCTGTGGGTCTCACTTGGCTGCGGTATCACTGTTCTATGACTCTCTTATGGTCATGTATGTGAGCCCAGGACTCGGACATTCTACGGGGATGCAGAAAATCGAAACTTTGTTCTATGCTGTGGTGAGCCCACTCTTCAATCCCCTTATCTATAGCCTCTGCAATAAGGAGATAAACGCAGCCCTGAAGAAAGTTCTGGGGAGTTCCAACATAATCTAAGGCATATTAGATTATTCCTCCATGATCAGATCTGTACAGTCTAACAAAGAGAAATCAGAATTATATAGTTATTTAAATCTGAACAATATGGACCTAGTGATATTGACTATATCAGACTATGAAATTAAACACCTGTTGGGCCCCTTACAAATTAAAGTTGCCAAATTATATAGATAAATGGAAGCGTGTGGTTTCCCTTTGGCACCTAGACTGAGTATTAACTGAGGAATACACATATTTGGGTGTTTTTTGGATGGTTTCCATCTGATTCATCTGTGATAAAAATTCTTTATGTTCTATTTGACTTAAATTTATTGTTCTGAGATTGACAAAATTATAGCTATGttattttgtttggttggttgtaaataaaagaagaaaaaatatattttctgatggtGATTCTTATCATATTTGGCTTTATTATTTTGGTGACATGGTCATTACTAATACATAAGCCCTTATAAGCAATTTATCAACATTTTTGTAGGATAATAAAATATTCTAGCCTAATGACATCCAAATATTACCTCCTTCTAAGCCCCTAAGGGGCAGATTCTAATTCCATCTATAATAATATCAGTCAAAATATTCAGAAATGCATTGTTCTAAATGCCTAATATTTTTACCCTAAATAAGGTATCACCAAAAACATGATGGGTCAATTTATTGAGTTTTAGATAATGGAATATCTCCCCTAAAAATTGGGCAGGGCAATGGTGTATTTGTGGATACACTATTtaagttcaaaaaataaaataaaatcaatggcAGTTGATTGTCATTTGTTGCtaaaagaatgtgaaaataacatgaaggaaaatttttaaaggaaaaaagcatTTATAATTCAATTGCTCtaatgtatctatttttgttAATATGTCTGTTTCATGTGATTTAATGTTGAACTCACTCCCATTTATAGCAAGTTTTATAATTATCATTCATAGAAAGCATAATATTTTCTTGAACTAACATGCCGTGAATTGTGAATTTTTATGTGGTGAGATGAACATTGTCCTAGAGGAAGGGCCTTCCTTCCAAGAAGCTAAGAGCTGACTAGTAAAAGGGAATTTTCAGAAGGGATATTAGGAGAAAAATGAATGCCTCTACTACACAAGAATGACTTCTCACAGAATTTGTACTGCGGCATTCTGGGGTAAGGTTACTGAACACTCCAacatcttccttccttctaccACCAATCTTTTTGTTGAATATCACAGATATCCcattttttgttataaaataatatctcAATAAAATCTCCATAAAGATTTGCCTTGATAATATTTTGCAAACCTAAATTAGGACTCATCATCCAATCCAAAACAGACTGTCccagaaaatacagaatataagAATATGATGTGTGTGCAACAATTTTCCTTACAGATTTTTTGTCTTAGAACAGTTTATTGGGAAAGAGATCATTATTCAGTTCAAAAGGTAAGAATGCATTTGTGAATGGGGGCCTGTACATTCCAGGTAGAACAATTATTTGCTCCTTTGATGTAAGACAGTATCAAGCTTTTACTCAATCTTATTAGAACTCTGCAGTATCTCTCACTTGTATAGCCGCTGAGggtctttcctgtttctttactCCATTCCAGGGTATATGACTTTTAAGTAACCTGAGTTCTGACCAGCAAACAGACTCAAGAAGAACAGGTAGTCAAGGCAGGCAATATTTCCACCACAGTTTCAGAACTCCCTACTTTGTATTACTAAGTTAATACATTTGTGCAGCCACTACCTTTGCAAAGGTTTCTTCTTACAACCTCAAATACTATGACTGGTTCACAACCTTTTCCATAGTGCTAAATTATTTGaccaaacactgcatatctacTATATTTTTTCAAAGCCAAACTGTATccgaaagagagagaaggagagagaaagaatagcagtaaaaatacagtgttatttcacgttgatatttaaaaataattgtgctGGTTAATGGTTTCCTTGGGGGAAATGACAATTGAAAGTCGGTATTTTCTACTTTCAAATACAAGTCATGGTGTTTATTAGCTGCCTTTAAATGCTCGTTAAGCTGAACAAACTTTGACTGTACCCTCAATTACAACTAATTCCCTCACAAAGCAAAATTTATTTGTACAACCAAGCATTATGTACATTCAAGATTACTAGAAAACTTAGGACATAAGGTGCAAGTGTGACAATattatgagaaaagaaagagtgtGTATTAGTTTAACAGGTTTACATATGCAAATTCACCACCACAGGGTTTGTTCTCTTGGcaacattgaaaataataataattaacattttaaggcACCTATTTTGTGTCAGGCAAtattccaagtcttttctatgtattattttatttcctacttATGAAACCCAAAGAAATCAGGTTGGTATCTCTAATTTTTGAAGAATGAAACAGGCAGAAAAGGTAACTTGCCTAGTTGGAGATGGCATCTTGTCTCAGGCAGGCTAACAATGGAGCCCACAGTTTTTACTACTATCTGGGGAAAGGACCAACACTATAGAATGAAATAGATTGGATCAAATCTAAGTCACTGATTGTGTGAGCTTATGCAAATTATTTGACCTTTCTGCCTAGATTTGTTTAGACTATAAAATAGATCTAATTATAATCCTTTTGTCAGACAGTGGATTTGATTAATAAATGAGGTAAATCAAAGTAGAATCTTACACATAGTATTCATGGAATCTATTTCTGTTAATATTATTAATGTCTTTCATTTGTATAGCTCTTCGGCATTTCCCAAACACTTTTACATAGTTGTTCAGTTCATCCTCACAAATTCTGTCACACAGTTAAGGTAAACATTCCCATACTCATTTCATCGATGAGATTCAAAGAAATCAAGTATACTGTCCAAGGTCACCCATAGTAAGTGAAGGGGCCAGTTCTTCTGACTTCAAGTTCAATAAGAATTCTCCTGTACAGTACatcctattctgggaaatgtggCTAAGTCCTGTGTAGCTAATTTCAGAACTACATGGCCGTGCAAGCCAAAGAGCTGGATTTACCCCAGAAATAAATACTGTAGAGAAGAAATGAGTGAAGTAGAAGAACTAAGGGATTTCTTTCCAGTAGTCTTAAGGTAATAACTACtcaaattatacaaatatttatgtaaaacatATTTCACGTGCAAAATATGTCACTGAGTGAAAATGGCAGATCATCAaacaatattattatataatcttACACAAACATGTAGTCATCGGATTATGTGTAGCTAAGATTCGTTGTTTCCTCTTTTAtgctaatatttttgtttcctaattttcCCATGACAAATATGCATTTTTCATCCAATTTACAAATGACATGGAGTTAAGAAAAAATTAGTGTTTACAAATGGATGTATAATTTAAAGCAATGCTTTTAGACACACCACTTACCCACACTTCCCTTCTACTTTGTGTGTAAGGAAAGGATAATGCTACTGTCTTTGGTAAGCTTTTACCATGTCTTTACAGAGCTTCTCAAGTACTTTTCCACGTGGAGACACATTGTGGAGAGAAGCTAATTTGGTACCCTAGTCCTTCTATTTCACTCAGAACCAGCTCTTTCTGAAAAGGAGAGAGTGGTCCTTGGTAGCAAACCCTGGCCTTGTGGTTTTAGTTCTAGATGcttagaacaacaacaacaacaacaacaacaaaagacagagacagagagagagagtggaggaACATGTCATACAATCAAATGAATCTTCGCAAACAAGAACTTTACCCAGGGACCTCCCATCTACAGTTGTACACATCTCTCCCTCCAAGCTCCCTGCTTATTACTAATACAAGAACCAACTTTAATTAAAAGAGAGCTTGAATTGCTATGTTTTGGATAcctacctttttttttattatacttaagttttagggtacatgtgcacaacatgcaggtttgttacatatatatacatgtgccatgttggtgtgctgcacccattaactcatcatttagcattagtatctcctaatgctatctcttccctctcccccaaccccacaacaggccctggtgtgtgatattccccatcctgtgtccatgtgttctcattgctcaattcccacctatgagtgagaacatgtggtgtttggttttttgtccttgtgatagtttgctgagaattatggtttccagcttcatccatgttcccatTTAAGAATTGGGAACAATTCTTAAAAATCAATGTTTCTCTCTCAAAGTCAGGTTAAGGAGTAGACATTGCCTGATTTCTATTAAATCCTACTAAGATTCTGCCAGATAGTAGAAAACATTGTAATACAAATTGAAAACCATCTTTATTCCtgtcatttatccatttataCAACATGTATTTGTTGAGGACCATGGTGCACTGGGATGTGTGGTACTAATCAGGGATACATGGTGACCTAAACTAGACCTGGAACACTCttgtggagcttacagtctagtatAAATCCTAAACCCTGAATAAAATAGCCAGGTAAATAAATGCCAAATTAATCATTCAGTAAGTGTTATAAAGGAAAGGTACATTAAGGCCTAACATGATTCAATGGAGATGGTGCAGGGAACTCTCTCTCACTCTTCATACCATAAAAAGCTTCTTGAGAGAGGAGTGCTCGAGTTGAGACcccataaaaatgaataacttACTTTAGGTAAAGGGAGATGAGGGTGAAAAGTAGATTTCAGGCACAGAGAATAGAATATTACATGATTTCATCTCCCTTTTTGAAACAGTAACTCTGGCCACGGTAGTGAAGAGTTTAGAGAAGGACAACGGCAAATGTGAAACTAATTATGAGGCaagtatatttgtttttgttttttgtgtgtgtatttttgcaAGACAGGatgaaattttttctatttttaaaataaataaatttatctttgttCTTTGGAAGACCTCTAGTAAAGAATAAAAGTCATGACATATTAATCCTTAAAATTGTTATAGTTGctcaaaaaagaaactcaaaaactAAAATTGGATCCAATCAACCCAGGTAAAACACTGATAATTATGAAACTTTCGCTCAAAATACAATGATAAGTGCAAAAAAGCAGCGACTATTTAATCATGCCCACCAACAATGTGCAGTGTCCTCCAAGGGCCAAACACACTCCAGGTGGTGGCCATGGGTGGAGGGGAAGAGGACCGGGGTTTTCTGTGGGGTGATGACAGTGTTTTGGAGCTCGaaagaggtggtggttgcacaacactgtgaatgtgctAAATGAGGCAAGTATATTTGAAAAAGATGGTGGCGGTCAACCTCTGCAGGTAGAGGTGGTGGTAGAAATGGAAGGAAACGCATATTATTACATATTGGGGAAGTAAAATGTGTTTAAAGATTTGAAATGGAGGTGGAAGGTTAGGAAGATGGTCACAGATACCTTGCCATGGCGCCTCACCCTAGTACTTCAGTGCATGCCAGCCTGACTTCCAGGGTTCACCTCTGCATTTCCTCACCTGAGGGCTTTCTCTGATCACAGAAGCCGCTTTTGCTGTCCCTGCTGCAGGTTGGGCATGCTGAGGAATCAATGCCTCTAGGAGACAGTCCATAACTAATGACTATCAGAAACCATTATACAAATACCCTTTACCTCTCAGCATGTTTCTGAGATGAGTTTTCTACACTGGCTCTCAGAGTTATTCCAAGTTTAATCCACAGTTATCCATTCTGGTAACTGCTTCATTGTTCACTATAAGGGTCTTTGCCCCACTTTCCAGTTCTCCTACCAGGGATTCTGGTACCTACCAAATGAATCACCTGCAGGTGAATCTTAGTCTCCGGATCTCCTTTCAGGATAGCACTGTAGTCATATGAATGGGAATCCATTCTCTTAGAAATGCAAGAAGGGAATGTGGTTGGGAAAATTCATTAGATCAATTTTGGAGTTGAGTTTGAGGAGCCCCTGAAACATTCAAGTAAAACTACCATCCAGAAGTCAAATATTATACCATGTAGCAGTTGTCATCTGGAATCCTGAGGATGCAATTTGTATTAACAGTTTGATATACTCATTGGCAAATAAGTAATAACCAAAGCTTTGGAGAAGAAAATGACCTAGAGGATAGTATAGCATTGAAAGTTGTGAAGGCCTGGAACTCAGCCTCACAGAGCTTCAGAATTTAATGgccaaataaaggaaaagaagccCACAAATTAAATAGAGGAGTTGTAGCCAGAAAGGTGGGAATTTTCTGGGCAATCAGGAGGGAAAGTAGAACAGAGTTGACACTGAAGCCAAGGGAAAAAACGTGTTGGAACAGCAGTGCTGAATTCTGCTGAGAAGAGatatatcttgaaaaaaaaaaagtccataagACTAAGAGACATGAATGTTATTGGTGACTTCTGCAATGGCCTTTGCGGAGTTATGATGGGGAGGGaagcatatttaaatatattgaatgTGAGGCGGGCATGAGGAAAAGATGTGGCTTTCTTGCTGTGTGTTAAGCATgccagccatcctcctgtcttgtGGCACCTATACATACCATCTCCTCTGCCTGCAATGCTCTTTTgctacatatttatatttcttgcCCCAACACTTCCTTCAGATCTTTTCTCAAATATCACCTTTTcagtgaggccttccctgactaGCTATTGAAAATTATACCCAGTGGGGATGGAGAGATATTGGTTAAAGAGTTCAAAGTCTCAGCTAAAGAAGATCAATAAGATCTGGAGATGTACTGTATAGCATGGTGACTGtaattaataataacatattGTTCAGTTGTCTCTTTATATCTAGGGGAGAATAGTTCCAGGTCACCGTGGAAACAACAAAATCAGCAGATGCTCCACCGCCTCATGTAAAATGgcgcagtatttgcatataacttacacACATCCTTCCATGTAGTTTAAATAATCTCTACATTTCTTATAGTAGCTAAGACAGTGTAAATGCtacgtaaatagttgttatactatattatatttgaattatttttgtcatattgctatttttattttttctaaatattttccatctgtgattgattgaatctgcagatgcagAACCACA
It includes:
- the LOC134760005 gene encoding LOW QUALITY PROTEIN: olfactory receptor 11H12-like (The sequence of the model RefSeq protein was modified relative to this genomic sequence to represent the inferred CDS: inserted 1 base in 1 codon), which gives rise to MCLSTLQVSGPMNVSEPNSSFAFVNECILQDFSCEWTIQIFLFSLFTTTYALTITGNGAIAWSLWCDWRLHTPMHMFLGNFSFLEIWYVSSTVPKMSVNFLSEKKTISFARCFLQXYFFFSLGTSECLLLTVMAFDRYLAICHPLHYPNIMTGHLCAKLVILCWVCGFLWFLIPIVLISQMPFCGPNIIDHVVCDPGPLFALACVSAPRIQLFCYTLSSLVIFGNFLFIIGSYTLLLKAVLGMPSSTGRHKAFSTCGSHLAAVSLFYDSLMVMYVSPGLGHSTGMQKIETLFYAVVSPLFNPLIYSLCNKEINAALKKVLGSSNII